Proteins co-encoded in one Papaver somniferum cultivar HN1 chromosome 5, ASM357369v1, whole genome shotgun sequence genomic window:
- the LOC113279301 gene encoding uncharacterized protein LOC113279301, which produces MLPARLKMIIPKLISEHQGAFIQGKQIQDGILIEGELIDTRLKSKKPDATLIFIDAKEEEVENLLMILQVYEAITDLRVNLEKSIVISIGADHKINDLARILNCKIEALPIKYLGMALGATRKQTSIWDAILEKFKSKLAKWRRRFLSKSARIELINSALASLPIYFMSLIQMPASVEKKIMKYIRDFLWGAFVEKRKICWIGSDRVQKPRNLVVWELGISKLLIVP; this is translated from the exons ATGCTACCAGCAAGACTCAAGATGATCATTCCCAAACTCATCAGTGAGCATCAAGGAGCTTTCATACAAGGAAAACAAATACAAGATGGAATTCTCATTGAAGGAGAACTGATTGATACCAGATTAAAATCCAAGAAACCAG ATGCCACACTAATTTTCATTGATGcaaaggaggaggaggtggagaaCTTATTAATGATACTCCAAGTATATGAAGCAATCACTGACCTTAGGGTGAATTTGGAGAAGAGTATTGTGATAAGTATTGGTGCTGACCATAAAATTAATGATTTAGCGAGGATTCTCAACTGTAAAATTGAAGCTCTACCTATCAAGTATCTTGGAATGGCTCTTGGTGCAACAAGAAAACAAACCAGCATATGGGATGCCATTCTGGAAAAATTCAAGTCAAAACTTGCAAAGTGGAGAAGAAGATTTCTATCTAAATCTGCGAGAATCGAGCTGATAAATAGTGCTTTAGCAAGTTTACCCATATACTTCATGTCATTGATTCAAATGCCAGCTTCAGttgaaaagaaaataatgaaATACATAAGGGATTTTCTTTGGGGAGCTTTTgtggagaaaagaaaaatatgttgGATTGGATCGGATAGGGTGCAAAAGCCTAGAAATTTGGTGGTTTGGGAATTAGGAATCTCAAAGCTACTAATAGTGCCTTAA